CCCAGAGCGCCCCATATCCTGGTGAGGGTGGACCATTCAGTTCCCCCCATTCAGGCTTTGCTGGCGTTGGTAGGGGTTGAGCCAGTTTTCTCTTTGGTGTTTGACTAGAGAAGagtggtttgttgtttttttcccttaacaATTTCTGTCTTGCCAGATTGCTTACTTTGGGCTAGAGGGGGAGAGCAggcttttgtgtttgtttattttttgtctgcCCTCGTTGGCATTTCTGTTTTGCTGACTCCTTCAGCTCCAAGCTGGGATAGATGAGGCAAGAAGAAAACCCAGGGAACATGCTACTGTATCATTTCTCAGATTCTTTCAGAgtctttttatgtttgttttgtatataatgtataaGGCTTTTAATTGAATTAACAGGAGAGACGTGAAATAACACTTCATCTTCTTAGAAGCAAgttgtttctcttattttttcttaaagtgaaCTTTCTGCCTTCCTTCCCCATCGTACTCTACTGCCTCTTTTCTCTGCTCCATTTTAGAAACAGATTCTTTGAAAGCAATTGTCTAGGcttcttttctctagtttctcCTCTTTCGCTCTTTTAAACCTATTCTAGCAAGACTTTATCCTTATAGCTCCTCCGAAATCACTCTTGTAAAGGCCTTATTTACAAGTGAATAATCAAACCAGTTAATACTGACAAAGCTTTGGGTGAAGCTAAAATTGTAGAGGGAAGTCTGTAgcattaaatattatattaaagagggggaaaaagtctAAAACCAAATGAACTGGTATCTAATTTAAAATAAGGATTAACCCAAAGAAAGGAGATAAAAAGTGTTCCAACCCtggtaaaacagaaaaaagatacAATTGAGAGAATTAAGAAATTCTGACAAGGTAatcaagaagaacaaaaaaaaggaaaaaatatataataatcatgttagaaaatattgtaaatattttaattggcATATTTAAGTAAAATTATATGTGAAATAAGTAATCAGAAAAGTGTATAAATGACCAAAACTGATtcaaaaagacataaaaaaatcTGACTGGTCTAATAACCATTTAAAATGCTGATTTAGTAGTttaaaggtttttcttttcttagtaaaAAGGCTCAGGTGGTTTTTCAGCTGCTGAGTTTGTTCATATCCTGAATCCAATGTTGAGTAAACTTTTTTCGGAAAACAGAAGAAAgtgtaccatttttcattttgtttttttgaggcTTATGCTATAAGCTTGTTACAAGACTagcaaaaaaaaatgtgaaagaatgaaatttacAGCCAGTCTCATTTATGAACAGCAGTGTATAAAACAGGTAACATGACCAAGTTTGGCTTATTCTAAGAATGCAAGTGTTAAGCAACACTAGAAATTTATTCAGATATTTtacacattaataaaatgaaaagttactaCACATCACATTGTTGATTTAGAACAGTGAAAGGCTTGGTTAAATCTGAGAATGCTAGGTGTATTGTCATGAGTACTGAAATCAGTTTTGCGTGGAAATCTATTGGTCACAGTAGATGGCACAGCTAATTTGATTGAAAGGAGTCAGATGATCTCAGAGAGGACAAACTGTGAGTTAGTTCTGATGAGAGATTTTTTGACAAAATATTAGAAGGAACAGCATATCAAGTAGATAAAATAATATGTGCTTAAAGCATAGATATGGCATTTGGGAATGGTAAGTGAATTATAACTAGAGCACAGTTACATTTTAAGGATATTGGGCCCTGGCTGGAGATGAGATTGGAAGTTTATGCCAATTGTGAAAGGCTTTGTCTGCCTTATTTCTTGCTAAATAGTGGAGTAAATCAACCCAGGAAAAGGCAGAAAGCCAGTAATACTTTGGAACATCCCATCTCTTTAGTTCCTTATATTTAGTTAGTTGTACCTTTAGAGATAACATCTATTGCTTGTTTGCATTCTTTTGTATATGTACCTGATGTAAAGTTAGGTGCTGTCACTGATATACTTTGATTTTTTGTTTACTAAAAATGTAGTGACTGAATCACTAATATAATGTATTTCCTCTGGATTACCTACTAAACTTTTAAAAGCAATCATGGTTAGTCTCTTTCACCAAGATGGTGCCTGAGAATTTGTGTCAGAGGCctgattaattttatttgttctgtcattttaactttatttgtGGTAAAAGCATATATCTTAGTATGTTTCTTTTTACCAAATATTTGTGATTTTATTCGAGGTTATGCTTGAgttgtgggtgttttttttttaaagaaaagttattgGAGTGACGTTTCATAGATTGCCaggttttcttttccctctttcccttttgcaTTGTATTGGTAGGTAGAAGGCAACGGTTATTCTAAATTTGTGAATCAGAGATTTTAAACCTAAACTAACTTCATAAATGTGCTCACTTTTTTATTTAATGCATTCATTCTAACCCCCAAAgatacttttatttaattttcttaattatataacatttgattttttaatttaaggtgTGACTGCACAGAAAAGTTACAGAACAAATTTGACTTTTTGCGCTCACAGTTGAATGATATTTCTTCGTTTAAGAATATTTACAGATATGCCTTTGATTTTGCAAGGGTAGGTGGAATTTCCATGTttgcaattttaatatttttttaaattatcttgaaACCACACTTAggaaaatttttttatcttttgttttaggATAAAGATCAGAGAAGCCTTGATATTGATACTGCTAAGTCTATGTTAGCTCTTCTCCTTGGGAGGACATGGCCACTGTTTTCAGTATTTTACCAGTACCTAgaggtatgtatatatttttatttttaaaataatatttaaaaacttcaGCTGAATGAACAGCATACctttgaatgaataaaaacaaaaagactctagctttttaaaaaatctgtgtaaGTGGTTGAAAATTTGTTTAAATGTATACCTATCTGCTCTCATTTAGACATGAGTTCATGttcattaatatattttgtgCATAAGCCGTGTATATTCCTTTCCTCACAGCTCTTCTCccttcggaaaaaaaaaaaaacaaagataaatctTCAAAAAAACAATTTTAGCACAAATGCCCTTAATGTAAAATTAGtttcttgggatttttcaggagaGAATTGATGCTAGTGTACAAATCTCAAGCTTCTAAATCTTAAAGTTTCTTTCTATATACAGAATATTAGACTGAAAAAATCAATTTAAGAGAACCAATTTTAGTATTAAAGCTTAGGCTCAATCTAAAGAATTAGAATAAACTTTTTATCGTGTTgttgtttgttgctcagttgaatcttactctttgcgaccccatggactgcagcacgccaggcttccctgtccttcaccatctcccggagcttgctcaaactcatgtccatcgagtcggtgatgccatccaaccatcacgtcctctgttgtccccttctcctcctgccttcagtttttcccagcatcagggtctttttcagtgggtcggttcttcccatcaggtggccaaagtattggagcttcagcttcagcatcaatccttccaatgaatattcgggattgatttcctttaggatggactggtttgagctccttgcagtccagttgagttgagttcagttcagttcagtcgctcagttgtgtccgactctttgcgaccccatgaattgcagcacgccaggcctccctgtccatcaccaactcccagagttcattcagactgacgtccattgagtcagtgatgccatccagccatctcatcctctgtcgtccccttctgctcctgccctcaatccctcccagcatcagtcttcgcatgaggtggccaaagtattggagtttcagctttagcatcattccttccaaagaacacccaggaatgatctccttcataatggactggttggatctccttgcagtccaggggactctcaagagtcttctccaacaccacagttcaaaagcatccattcttcggcgctcagctttcttcacagtccaactctcacatccatacatgaccactggaaaaaccatagccttgactagatggacctttgttggcagagtaatgtctctgcttttgaatatgctatctaggttggtcataactttgcttccaaggagtaagcatcttttaatttcatggctgcagtcaccatttgcaatgattttggagcccaaaaaaataaagtctgacactgtttccactgtttccccatctatttcccacgaagtgatgggaccggatgccatgatcttcgttttctgaatgttgagctttaagccaacgttttcactctccacttgcactttcatcaagaggcttttgagttcctcttcactttctgccataagggtggtgttatctgcatatctgaggttattgatatttctcccagcaatcttgattccgacttgtgcttcttccagcccagcatttctcatgatgtactctgcgtataagttaaataagcagggtgacaatatacaggcttgatgtactccttttcctatttggaaccagtctgttgttccatgtccagttctaattattgcttcctgacctgcatataggtttctcaagaggcaggtcaggtggtctaagggactctcaagagtcttctccaacaccaccattagAAAGTTTAATATTTTATGTCCCCAAATATGAGAACGTACTTAGATATAGTAATTACTGAGACATATATGCTGAATTTATAAAGGAAGTATTCTTTTAGAAGAAAGGCTTTATTCTTATACCTGTTGTTCAAGGTAAGATTCTAAGAAGATACTgtcctttttttccatttcttgctttggtagtgtttttttgtttttgcaattttgtcttttgttttggtGTACTTCTTACCATTTCTTGAATATAGATGCTTttgctttgaaaataatttctcatGAAGCTGATTGTTTATCATAGCAAGTTCCCCAGATTAGTTTTGTTTAAAGCTTGTGATAAGAGACAGTAATATAAAAAGGTCTTATATGCACACTTAAATCTTTTAGCCTAATAAAGCAGATTAGTTGATGGATATTACCTATCTTCCTCATATTAGTAATTTGGGGACAGAGATAAATATTCCTTGTAAAAATATTCCCATGTAAAAGTTGCTGAGAGaactaaatattttcaaatgtttgttgTGTGGAGGGTATTTAACATacattatctttttaaatctttataacaccattttgaattatgttttatttttacttagccaacgagtaactttcccaaggtcactcaATTAAGTAACAGAAGTAAGATTTGAACCCAAGCCTGAAAAATGCCAGCTTCAAATGTGGCTAAAGATTTGAAGTTGCATAACCTTATGCAAAGAAACAATTTAATGAGAAACAGCAGGAGGGAGTTTACTGTGTATATGAAACATTATATAGCTTGATCTCACTGGTGATTACACAGCATATACATTGGTAAAAATTTATTGAGTTTTACCCTTTTTGTTAGTGCCCTTGATGCTGTGTTATTCCTcaggaataaaaaaggaaaaaataaatttgaagatgTTAACATCTAAATGACCCTGAAAATTCTCTTAGAAACACAAATAATTAAAAGAGGAATAACTGTTTTAGGAAAGACTAAATCAAAACAAAGTTACAACTATGTTTATTGAAGTCAAATCCTAATAGATATTGCTTGTTCTGTAATCCAAATGTTTATATCGTTTTCTGCAGCAATCAAAGTATCGCGTTATGAACAAAGATCAGTGGTACAATGTGTTAGAATTCAGTAGAACAGTCCATGCCGATCTTAGTAACTATGATGAAGATGGTGCTTGTAAGTATATAATACAATGTTTTCTTACCAAAATATAGTTCTTAAAGCTATTAAATGAGAACGTGGATTTGTGTAGCATTACTATAAAGAATTTAAACTTCCTAACAGACCTTCTTGTTTTAATTGTGTGGGAAGTGTAGCGGGGAGGCAGGTATAGAAGGTAGAGAACTTAGATTGAGCACCATTATAAAATGTGTGCTGGTAAATGAAGTATTTTCAATTACTTGGTAGCAGAGCACTATAGCTAAATTCAGAATATAATTTCTGCAGCTAGAAGCTAAAATTCTGCTTTATTCCTGGCTTTCCAGGCATTTTACTATGTAAGAAAAGTGCagtcatgattttaaaaataggaaagcaAAACAGCTATAGTAGCAAAAGctttaatatcataatatccattCACAATATGGCAAATAGTGTCAAAGTAACTTCCTTCAGAAATTATTGAGTAAACAGTCAATAAACTATGATTAAAATATCTGTCAGTCCCCTTGAGTGGAAAACCCAGGATGCCATAGGTGTTGGAGGCAATGATGAATTTTTAGATAAGCCAGATGAATTTTCTAGAGCTGTAAGTTTTTCACTCCCATCACAAGTTTGGCTGCATGTGTTGTTTTCATGTTGCAAAGCATTGTATAGAAAAGATTGTTATtgctgtttggttgctaagtcgtgttgaactcttttgcgacctcatgggctatagctctctagactcctctgtccatggaatttcccaggcaagaatcctggagtgggttgccatttccttcttcaggagatcttcccaacccagggattgaacacgggtctcctgcattggcaggcagattctttaccactgagccaccaaatgtAAACTGAGGTTAATGGACTTTTGTGACACTGAAGAAACAAAATGCTGAAGAAAGGAtaactttatttctttctgtatatattgtgtcttccatttataaaatagtgtaaaatttaatatttttataaataatacctTACAGCAGTAAACTGGCAGCTCAAGGACTATGTCTGTTCTGTAGATATGTATTTTCATGTGCATTTGAGTCAGCGTTTTAACTGAGAGGTTTTGAATAAAAATACAGCTTCTAGATTTGTTTGAAAAATTACAAAATCTGACAGAACTGTTCCTGTGTTCTTCTATAGGAATTCGGTTGGAACCACGTAGTGGCTTATGTTGCACTTGCTTTCTGATGTGCTGGTCCACAGTATGacaacatctaggttgcttttcAGTTGTCATTTATTATTATGCTAGTCTCCTGTTTTTCTTACAGTAGAGAAATATCCATTAAAAGCGAGAGAAAAAGTGAGCTCACCAGAGGGTTGTAAGAAGAATAGGGCAAGCATATTTCTTTATGGCAATGAGTTTTCCCTACATTTCCAAACAATAAACGGTGAGGTTTAAATATTGCCTATGTGACTTCTATAAGTAAGTAAATTTGAACTCCctgtaatataaaaatatctttttacaaTAGTTCTTAATGCAGGTGTTGATATTTATTAGGTACTTGCTTTGTGTTCAGATCTATAGTAGGTCTTGTACCTGGAACAGTATATGGCCACACCTTCAGTACACTTACACACTTCTTGGTAAGGTAACAGAAATACTACGTTAAAACACTTTTCAGATTATTTAATAGTTAATTGGCAGAAAGCCATGGGCAGTTAGAAAAAGGGAGAGGTTAATATTGACCGAGTTATCAGAGAGTTCATGAAACACTTAAATCTTGAGAATGTGGTTTGTACAAATATCCATTGTGGAAAGTCccttatgttttatttaaaaaaaaaaaaaaaaaaaacaaatggccAAGAAAGCACCTATTAAGTAGAAGAGGGAGTCTGGAAGGAAAATACCTAAAGAAGGGAAAGGTCAGTTCCCTATTGTCACCATAGagtttgttttatataatttaagaGATAAGTTCACTGAATTCTAATAaaagttgtttcttttatttctagggCCTGTTCTTCTTGATGAATTTGTTGAGTGGCATAAAGTTCGTCAAGCATCATAGCAAGAAGTATTGTGAAGAAAGTGCAAACCTTTTGATCCTGACGTGTGTACAGGCTAATGAGATGAGAGGGGAAAAAACCTAAGGGGTGCATTTTCATTCATATGAAAGACTTCtcatagtactttttttttttttcctttttttttaaaaggacgtTTTCTTGTTACATGTTATGGGCGTTGAGCCACACCTCTTCTGAGACTGAATATTGAAGTTTTTGTTTGAGTTATGTTTATAACATTTATTTCAGAACAATAAAGATTCAGATTTGTGACAAAGGCCTTAAAGTGAAGATGTCCGTTGAGTGTCAAGAgtggtatttatttttgtaaattttaattCTTGAATTTTAGAAGTCTCTCATACCAGAAATTTGTGGAATTTTAAAGGTTTTAAACAGTCTTAATATTTGGCAATGTACTCTGTTCATGGTATAGCTCATATATTCATCTCTGCACAATCAGAAAGAATATTTATTGGTCTTGACTTCTTGGGTAATTTCTGATGCAGCTAATAAAATACGTTTCTGGATATCGGGCAAGTTTAGCTGTGGTTTTCTGTGAAAGTTGCCAACATATTATGCATATTCTTTATCTGAAAAGTTTACAGTTGGAAAGATTATTGTGTTGTTACTTTGTTTTCTAACCATTAAATAGTATTGTCAATAAGTATAAATCAGCATCGTATGTATACTCTTAATGTGAATTTTACGTTTTCTGTATTCTATCAGTTTAAAATTCCATTATATTAGAGCAAGTTTCATATATTAATGGTCTCAAAATCAGTTAGCCTTATGAGAAAATTAAGACCATTATTGAAGCTGTATAtcatcattattgttgttgttcgtGACATATATGTGATCTTTTTAACTATCATTTCGTGATTTGGGGAGTTGTGTTGAGGACCACTCCATCCCAATCCCCCTTCTTTTTGGTTATTTGAGAACCTTAGCTCTGATGTTGTGGATTTAGTTAAAATATGTATTAGAAAAACGAGAATACGGACTCATGGGAGAATTCTGGGTGTAATTGTGCACAACTCAAGGATACCATTTACATTGGTACAAATTACATTGCTAATTGTCACAGTTCTCTGACCGTTGGCAGTGAAGTTTCCTGAAGACAGGACCGTCTTTTTTCTAATTCACACAAAAGGTGTCTTTTTGGACTAGCAGCAGGGCTGTTTTTACATTCCTCTTAAACCATCCAATATCCCAGTGAAATGAAAACCGTGTTCACATTTACAGTCAAGTCACAGCTTCAGGAATGTAATTCCTAATTATATGGAGAAAAGCAAATAGGTTGCTTTTCCATAATAACATTTCTATTGGGATTTAAGGTAAAGGTTGGTTTTTGGTGGTGAATTTAATGAGTGATTACAGTAGTGATTACTTAGGGAGAatagcattttaaataattttatgtttttgcttttttttttttgctttttggttgAGAAAGAATGATTGCcgtttttatttcttcatgacaTCACTATGTACGACTTTGTGAAACACTGATACAATAATGGAAAACAGTTTTTCCCTTAAATGTCTGATAAGGATAATTTTCCTGGAATACTGTGTCAAGTATTAGAATCACTGAATTATCAGAACTGAGCATACTGACAGTGCGTGTTACGACATTATGACTGGTGTTTTAGTATTAAATGTATTATAAGTACAGTCAGTCCtcgaacaacatgggtttgaactgtgtggttCTGCTTATAGGCAGATTTGTTTTCAGTAAATACGCAATCAACTCTCTGTGTCTGTAGACCCTGCATCCGTGTATAACAGGACCTGTGGGATAGAGGACCAACTGTGGCTCTTgagcatctgcagattttggtaAACTCGGCGGCTGCTGGAGCCAGTGTCCTTTAGGTCCTGCGGGATGACTGTAAAGCACTTAGGTTTTAGACATTTGAATCTTTATGATATGACTCTTCAGGGAACAACTTGTGAATTTGAAGAATATTGCCCATCTTTATttaattccaaaatatataatttaaatgaaattttataagtTGTCAATTTATGGCCTGAACAAAATTGTTTTGTCTTTAtaagaaacatttgaaaattatagatgccttttaaggaaataaaatatatgaaacaatttaCTTTGCTTACTTATCCAAAGATTCCTTTAAGACTTTGAATCTGGAAATTTAAATGAAACTTACTTTATCCTGAAGTCAACAGCCCCATTTTACTCAGGCTGTGCTTGGTTTACTCTGCTCTTTCTAATTCTCCAACCTTCTTAGAGTCATAACTCAACTTATTTTGGAAGCAAACTTAACTCTGCCTCATTCATCTCAGGATATGGGCTTGTCCCTTCtggtcatttcttttttaattagtatttgaacataatttaatttattgGAACTAATGATCAAGAGGTTAAGTAGTGTAAGTAAAGAGGATAGTATTAAGGAGCCAGCAGTATGAATAACAAATCTTCTGTTGGGGCTCTTGTTTTAACTAGTTAGCTTTAAGTGCCTTCCCAGGAATCCTGTTGTAAAACTTCCTTTAATGTGGAATAAAATTCACTGGTGCTTTATAATTAGAAACTACTTTCTTCTTATAGAATAACATACAGATGGAATACTACTGGAAGAAAGTAGAGCCAGGTGTTGATTCTGAACTGTGAGTGGATGGAGAGGTTGTCTCCCAACCCCTTGAAGCCAGTGATTTATTAACAAGGCATAGTATCTTTAGGAACTTGCCAGTTATTCAGGTAACTTATTTGAATAGGAGATAGAAAATGGTGTGTTGTGGGCTTATCTGACTTTATTGCAATGTTATCTCTTATTGTCTTACAATGTCTTCTTTTTTGACTGCTCACAGTAAAATTCTTGACGTAATCCATTTTTGGTTGTAGTAGTATTTTTATGTGTAATGTACAGGTTTTTTGACTTGAGTTTTACTTTGAAGTACTCTAGTGTTTCTTaaagggctccctggtggctcagtggtaaaggatccacctgccaagtaggagatgtgggtttgatcccttgggtctagaagatcccctggagaaggaaatggcaacccactccagtattcttgcctggaaaatcccatggacagaggagcctggtgggctacagtccacggggtcgcaaagagtcagacatgacttagcgaccgaCTACACACAAGTATTTCTTAAACTGGAATTTGAGGGCCTTCTATGGGAATGTTAGATTGACCATGAAGAGTACTTCTCTTAAATTCAAATGCCTTTTTCATCTAGTGAGCCAAAAATTTATCTTTAGTAGAATTAATGCCATCACTTTGTGTGGGGAGGTGAGTAGGATAGTAGAATTTTAAAGCATAGTAGTTAATGTAGAGTATTAGCAATGAAACATTTTACTTTGAACAAATGATTTCTTTGTCAAAACATTCCTTTCTCCTTAATTGATGATGTGAAGTTATGAAagcatttatttgaaatatattacaTACTCAGCTTGATAAACAAGAAtactgactttttttaaaaaactgctttcTTGAAGGGTACTTAAAACTGTTGTGATCATTCCTAATTCAATAAAGTTTTGTTTGGGCTCTCAAGGCTCTTAGGGCCTAAAGTTTTGTAGCACATCTCATGTGCTTACTAAATGTCTAAAGCATCAAATAAGTTGAGGACACTTtaatttacataatttaaatGCATTTCTCTGTTAAACTAAGAGAAAAGGCAAAGCCATCTCTTAATCGTACTTCTAAAGAATTCATAAagaattctctttttcttgagATAGTATATTTCTTGAGTGATATTAGGAATCATTACGTGGAAACATTTCAAGGTAGTGTTTATTTACTCTtcaggagaaaagagaaataacagCAAAATATCTTTGATTTTGTCAGGAAAGGCTGGTCTGGATTATTAAATATTCTAGATcatgtaattttttaatgaatatagttttataaatatttgttaacaaCCAGACAAGTTGCTTAAGATCTGGTCTTTTTTGTTGATAAACCTAGTTACCTATAAGTAGTAATGTGGAAGCCTAAACAACAGTCTGACTTTTATGGTCAAATTTATATAGATACAGATTATGAAAAGGTAAATTCCTGCCCCAAACCTCAGGTGAATTATTTCTAATTCACTGTTTATTGTAGAGGCTTTTCTAGTGGATTTTTACTTCACTGAAGC
This portion of the Bos taurus isolate L1 Dominette 01449 registration number 42190680 breed Hereford chromosome 15, ARS-UCD2.0, whole genome shotgun sequence genome encodes:
- the DCUN1D5 gene encoding DCN1-like protein 5 isoform X1, with amino-acid sequence MEKFCEDIGVEPENIIMLVLAWKLEAESMGFFTKEEWLKGMTSLQCDCTEKLQNKFDFLRSQLNDISSFKNIYRYAFDFARDKDQRSLDIDTAKSMLALLLGRTWPLFSVFYQYLEQSKYRVMNKDQWYNVLEFSRTVHADLSNYDEDGAWPVLLDEFVEWHKVRQAS
- the DCUN1D5 gene encoding DCN1-like protein 5 gives rise to the protein MPVKKKRKSGVAAAAAEDGGLKKCKISSYCRSQPPARLISGEEHFSSKKCLAWFYEYAGPDEVVGPEGMEKFCEDIGVEPENIIMLVLAWKLEAESMGFFTKEEWLKGMTSLQCDCTEKLQNKFDFLRSQLNDISSFKNIYRYAFDFARDKDQRSLDIDTAKSMLALLLGRTWPLFSVFYQYLEQSKYRVMNKDQWYNVLEFSRTVHADLSNYDEDGAWPVLLDEFVEWHKVRQAS
- the DCUN1D5 gene encoding DCN1-like protein 5 isoform X2 produces the protein MPVKKKRKSGVAAAAAEDGGLKKCKISRCDCTEKLQNKFDFLRSQLNDISSFKNIYRYAFDFARDKDQRSLDIDTAKSMLALLLGRTWPLFSVFYQYLEQSKYRVMNKDQWYNVLEFSRTVHADLSNYDEDGAWPVLLDEFVEWHKVRQAS
- the DCUN1D5 gene encoding DCN1-like protein 5 isoform X3; the encoded protein is MCDCTEKLQNKFDFLRSQLNDISSFKNIYRYAFDFARDKDQRSLDIDTAKSMLALLLGRTWPLFSVFYQYLEQSKYRVMNKDQWYNVLEFSRTVHADLSNYDEDGAWPVLLDEFVEWHKVRQAS